A window of the Kineosporia corallincola genome harbors these coding sequences:
- the nadA gene encoding quinolinate synthase NadA — MTTRTDGPVKSLALPTFAEPASTPAALLLLGQARDLGSERGVECPGDLPRPSDPDLVERAHVARQALGSSAFVLGHHYQRDEVIDFADVTGDSFKLARDAANRPDAEYIVFCGVHFMAESADILTASHQQVVLPDLAAGCSMADMAAIAQVEECWDNLVDAGVAEDVIPVTYMNSSAAIKAFTGRHGGTVCTSSNAEVALTWAFGQRPEGRGKILFLPDQHLGRNTAVRQMGFGLDDCVVYDPRKPMGGLTVEQLKNARMILWRGHCSVHGRFSADNVAAVRERVPGVNVLVHPECKNEVVSLADQVGSTEYIIRQIEAAPAGSSWAIGTELNLVRRLARLHPELNIHYLDRTVCFCSTMNRIDLPHLVWTLESLAAGHPVNRIVVDPDVAHWARVGLDQMLALPGL; from the coding sequence ATGACTACGAGGACCGATGGACCGGTCAAGTCGTTGGCTCTTCCCACGTTCGCCGAACCGGCCTCCACCCCCGCCGCCCTGCTCCTCCTGGGTCAGGCACGAGACCTGGGCAGTGAACGTGGCGTCGAGTGCCCGGGCGATCTGCCCCGGCCCTCCGACCCGGACCTGGTGGAACGCGCGCACGTGGCGCGGCAGGCACTGGGCAGCAGCGCCTTCGTGCTGGGGCACCACTACCAGCGCGACGAGGTGATCGACTTCGCCGACGTCACGGGTGACTCGTTCAAGCTGGCGCGCGATGCCGCCAACCGGCCGGACGCCGAGTACATCGTGTTCTGTGGCGTGCACTTCATGGCCGAGAGCGCCGACATCCTGACCGCCTCGCACCAGCAGGTGGTGCTGCCCGACCTGGCCGCCGGCTGCTCGATGGCCGACATGGCCGCGATCGCGCAGGTCGAGGAGTGCTGGGACAATCTGGTGGACGCCGGGGTGGCCGAGGACGTCATCCCGGTCACCTACATGAACTCGTCCGCGGCGATCAAGGCCTTCACCGGCCGGCACGGCGGCACGGTGTGCACGTCGTCCAACGCCGAGGTGGCGCTGACCTGGGCGTTCGGCCAGCGGCCCGAGGGCCGGGGCAAGATCCTGTTCCTGCCCGACCAGCACCTGGGCCGCAACACCGCGGTGCGGCAGATGGGCTTCGGCCTCGACGACTGCGTGGTCTACGACCCGCGCAAGCCGATGGGCGGGCTGACCGTCGAGCAGTTGAAGAACGCCCGGATGATCCTGTGGCGCGGGCACTGCTCGGTGCACGGCCGGTTCTCCGCCGACAACGTCGCCGCGGTGCGCGAGCGGGTGCCGGGCGTCAACGTGCTGGTGCACCCGGAGTGCAAGAACGAGGTGGTGTCGCTGGCCGACCAGGTCGGGTCCACCGAGTACATCATCCGGCAGATCGAGGCGGCCCCGGCCGGCAGCTCGTGGGCGATCGGCACCGAGCTGAACCTGGTGCGGCGCCTGGCCCGGCTGCACCCCGAGCTGAACATCCACTACCTCGACCGCACCGTGTGCTTCTGCTCCACGATGAACCGGATCGACCTGCCGCACCTGGTGTGGACGCTGGAGTCGCTCGCGGCCGGGCACCCGGTCAACCGGATCGTGGTCGACCCCGACGTGGCCCACTGGGCGCGTGTCGGGCTCGATCAGATGCTGGCCCTGCCGGGTCTGTGA
- a CDS encoding glycerate kinase — protein MRVVIAPDSFSGTLTAVAAAQALADGWRRHSPDDDLDLCPLSDGGQGFVDALSAALDGRLVPIEATGPAGDPALAVVFITSTQSAAYVESSQVCGPDLVPADRRDPLCASSFGLGTLIGAAVADGARRVVVGVGGVVTNDGGAGLLAGLATALEVPGATGLTTRLAHGGAALRGLVAEDLAALNPLRERMAGVELVAATDSDVVLLGFKGVSALHAAAKGATPEQAQELDLALADFARAAVDATGQPQRLVAEAGSGAGGGLGFALLLLGATREIGAALVAGQVGLAGRLAGAGLAVTGEGDLDWQSLHGSVLTAVTRAAQEAAVPTVVVAGQVQVGRRELLSVGVESAYPVARNPAEVAASLADPAAALAARAERVARTWSPRR, from the coding sequence GTGCGTGTGGTAATCGCCCCAGACAGCTTCTCCGGCACGCTCACCGCCGTGGCCGCGGCGCAAGCCCTCGCCGACGGCTGGAGACGTCACTCGCCCGACGATGACCTGGACCTTTGCCCACTTTCCGACGGTGGCCAGGGCTTCGTCGACGCGCTCTCGGCGGCCCTCGACGGGCGCCTGGTGCCGATCGAGGCCACCGGCCCGGCCGGGGACCCGGCGCTCGCCGTGGTTTTCATCACGTCGACGCAAAGTGCCGCATATGTGGAGTCTTCGCAGGTCTGCGGGCCGGATCTGGTGCCCGCGGACCGCCGTGACCCGCTGTGCGCCAGCAGCTTCGGGCTCGGCACCCTGATCGGCGCGGCGGTGGCCGACGGTGCCCGCCGGGTGGTCGTCGGCGTCGGGGGAGTGGTCACCAACGACGGCGGTGCGGGCCTGCTGGCCGGCCTGGCCACCGCGCTGGAGGTGCCCGGCGCGACCGGGCTGACCACCCGTCTGGCCCACGGTGGCGCCGCCCTGCGCGGTCTGGTGGCCGAGGACCTGGCCGCCCTGAACCCACTGCGCGAGCGGATGGCCGGGGTCGAGCTGGTCGCCGCCACCGACTCCGACGTGGTGCTGCTGGGTTTCAAGGGCGTCAGCGCGCTGCACGCCGCGGCCAAGGGCGCCACCCCCGAGCAGGCCCAGGAACTCGACCTGGCGCTGGCCGACTTCGCCCGGGCCGCGGTGGACGCCACCGGGCAGCCGCAGCGGCTGGTCGCCGAGGCCGGGTCCGGTGCCGGCGGCGGGCTGGGCTTCGCGCTGCTCCTGCTCGGTGCCACCCGGGAGATCGGCGCCGCCCTGGTCGCCGGGCAGGTCGGTCTGGCCGGGCGGCTGGCCGGGGCCGGGCTGGCGGTGACCGGTGAGGGCGATCTGGACTGGCAGTCGCTGCACGGCTCGGTGCTCACCGCGGTCACCCGGGCGGCCCAGGAGGCGGCGGTGCCGACGGTCGTGGTGGCCGGGCAGGTGCAGGTCGGGCGACGCGAGCTGCTCTCGGTCGGCGTCGAGTCGGCCTACCCGGTCGCCCGTAATCCGGCCGAGGTGGCGGCGTCACTGGCCGATCCGGCGGCCGCGCTGGCCGCCCGCGCCGAGCGGGTGGCCCGCACCTGGTCACCCCGCAGGTGA